The sequence ATTTTTCGCGTAATACTTTCCGTACAAACAGGGTTAATTCTGTTGGAGTAGCGTTTTCGGGAGTATCAAATTTCTTATGAAAAAGTTCGGCAACATCCTCTTTCGATTTGTGCATTGCCGGCGTTAAAATGTGGTATGGTTTTTCACCTGCCACCTGAACGATAAACTCTCCCAAATCGGTTTCAACAGGTTCAAAACCTGCTTTTTCGAGGTTTTCGTTTAATTCAATTTCTTCCGAGATCATCGACTTGCTTTTCACCAAAAGCCTGGCTTCGTTCTCTTTCAAAATTGAAACGATTTCTGCAACAGCTTCTTTCCCGTTGCGCGCCCAAACCACATCTATACCATTCTTTTTTGCGTTGGTCTCAAAAGTTTCGAGATAAGCGCCCAGGTTTGAAACAACCTTTTTCTTGAGATAAGATGCTCGTTGTTTGGCTAAATCCATATTTCTGTAGCGAAGTTTGCCTTTGGCCACCGCTTCGTCGTACTTCGAAATGTTGAAATTCAACGTTTGCCGGTGTTTTTTATCAAAAGCAATTTTTGAATCCTTCAGAAATATTTTTTTAGTCGTTGTCATCTATTATTTTACCGGAATTAGATCAACCCTACGGGCGTGACGTCCTCCTTCGAAATCGGTGCTTAAAAAAGTATTTACAATGGCAATCGCTTCTTCATCAGATACAAAACGACCTGGTATGGCACAAATATTTGCGTTGTTATGCTGACGTGCCAAAGCTGCAATTTCTGTACTCCAACACACTGCCGAACGCACTCCCTGGTGTTTATTTGCTGCAATGCTAATACCTTGTCCGCTTCCGCAAAAACTGATACCAATCTCGTATTTTCCACTTTCAATGGCATCACCAATTTTATGTGCATAAACCGGGTAATCAACACTTTCATCTGTATAACATCCTAAGTCCTCAGCTGAAATGTTGTTATCGGCTAAGAATTTCTTGATTACCTGTTTTTTAGCGAAACCTGCATGATCGCTGGCAAGCGCTATTACTTTTCCTTCTAAATTCTTCATTTTCTACAAAATTAATACTTTTTGATATTTATTTCATTTATTCTGAATATTTGTTGAATACTATCACTAATCAACAATAAAACGACTGTCGATAATAATTGAATATCTGCAACTTAAGCTTTATTTATAAATGGTATAAATCGCTTAAGTTCATTTTTCTCCAGTTTAAAAACCACTAAAATAAAGGCAAAAACAAAAATAGTATTCAGAAAATATTTGAATAACGGTGTTAAATCAAGTGTAAATTGTGCTGCAATTACAATAACAATAGCGGCCAGAAAATAGCTGGCAATTCGTTTCAAATCGTAAGGTACCGGATAATGTTTCTGACCAAGTACGAACGACATAATGAGCATTACAAGGAAGCAGCAAAAAACTGCAATTGCCGATCCCATGTATCCAATTACCGGAACCAGAGCTAGGTTTAAAATAAGCGTTATTGCAGCACCGGTTAGTGCCATATAAGCACCAAAACGGGTTTTGTCGGTTAATTTATACCACAACGATAGCGTAAAATACATACCGTAAAAAAGGTTGGCCATCAATACAATCGGCACAACTTTGAGTCCTTCGTGATAATTACTGTCTACAATTACTTTAACCACATCGATGAACAGCACCATTCCCAGGAAAATAATTAACCCAAAAATGACAAAATACTTCATTACCGTTGCATAAACTTTTGGATCGTCTTTCGACCCCTCGCGGGCAAAGAAAAACGGTTCAAAAGCGTAGCGAAATGCCTGTATAAACATGTTCATCAGTACTGCCAGCTTGTAGTTGGCGCCGTAAATTCCCAGCTGGAACATCGGATCCTGATCTTCAGGAACCAAAAATGGTATCAATACTTTATCGATGTTTTGATTGATCATTCCTGTTAAACCCACAATCAGAATTGGAAATCCGTAGCTCAACATTTTTTGCAACAATTGTTTATCGAAACGGATCGAGATTTTAAAGATCTCAGGAAGTAATAAAACAAGGGTAATTATCGAAGCCAATAAGTTGGAAATAAAAACATACCCTACACCGATATCGGCCGAATAGATCATTGAAATAAACGAATCAGGATTATTAGCTAAAATCCTTGGGCACAATGAAATAAATAAAATATTAAAGCCAATATTAAAAGCAATGTTTACCAGTTTAATAAAGGCAAATTTTATTGGGCGGTTTTTTAAACGAAGTCGGGCAAATGGAATAGCTGTAAATGCATCGATACCTAAAATTATGGCAAACCACAGAATATATTCCGGATGATTGGGATACTGAATAAAACCGGCAATTTGCTGCCGGAAAGCAGCGGCCAGCAATACAAACGAAAATGTTGTAAAAAACAAGGAAATCATTGATGTGGAGTACACTTTCTCCGGATCGTCGCTTTTTGAGGCAAACCTGAAATACGAGGTTTCCATTCCGTAAGTGAGCAGTACCAGTAAAAATGCCACATACGCATACATGTTGGTTACCACGCCGTATTCGCCGGGCAAAAACATAAACGAGTAGTAGGGGACAAGCCACCAGTTTAAAAAGCGGCCCACAATGCTGCTAACACCGTAAATAGCTGTATCGCTTGCTAATTTTTTAAAAGAATTCAATTGTTGAAGTTTTAGGCAAAGATAAAATCATTTGCTTTGATGCTTTCTGCAAAACAACCTTTTACAATATGTTTTATCTTTGAAGACAAAAATAAAGATCGAATGAAGCGAAATATTTTCCCCATAGTAGTAATTTTTTGTTTGCTGGTCAGTTTTTTTTCTTGTTCAAATAAATCGAACAAACGACCA comes from uncultured Draconibacterium sp. and encodes:
- the rpiB gene encoding ribose 5-phosphate isomerase B, with amino-acid sequence MKNLEGKVIALASDHAGFAKKQVIKKFLADNNISAEDLGCYTDESVDYPVYAHKIGDAIESGKYEIGISFCGSGQGISIAANKHQGVRSAVCWSTEIAALARQHNNANICAIPGRFVSDEEAIAIVNTFLSTDFEGGRHARRVDLIPVK
- a CDS encoding polysaccharide biosynthesis C-terminal domain-containing protein: MNSFKKLASDTAIYGVSSIVGRFLNWWLVPYYSFMFLPGEYGVVTNMYAYVAFLLVLLTYGMETSYFRFASKSDDPEKVYSTSMISLFFTTFSFVLLAAAFRQQIAGFIQYPNHPEYILWFAIILGIDAFTAIPFARLRLKNRPIKFAFIKLVNIAFNIGFNILFISLCPRILANNPDSFISMIYSADIGVGYVFISNLLASIITLVLLLPEIFKISIRFDKQLLQKMLSYGFPILIVGLTGMINQNIDKVLIPFLVPEDQDPMFQLGIYGANYKLAVLMNMFIQAFRYAFEPFFFAREGSKDDPKVYATVMKYFVIFGLIIFLGMVLFIDVVKVIVDSNYHEGLKVVPIVLMANLFYGMYFTLSLWYKLTDKTRFGAYMALTGAAITLILNLALVPVIGYMGSAIAVFCCFLVMLIMSFVLGQKHYPVPYDLKRIASYFLAAIVIVIAAQFTLDLTPLFKYFLNTIFVFAFILVVFKLEKNELKRFIPFINKA